The following coding sequences lie in one Pseudoalteromonas sp. Scap06 genomic window:
- the nfuA gene encoding Fe-S biogenesis protein NfuA, with protein MISISETAQAHFAKLLADQSQQTNIRVFVVNPGTSQAECGVSYCPEDAVEESDIRLNFNGFDAVVDAESAPFLAEAEIDFVTDKMGTQLTLKAPNAKARKLGEDASLNERVQHMLETEVNPQLANHGGQVSLVEITAAGVAVLQFGGGCNGCSMIDVTLKEGIEKEMIAKFDEITGVSDITDHEAGEHSYY; from the coding sequence ATGATTTCTATTTCCGAAACAGCGCAAGCGCATTTTGCTAAGCTATTAGCAGATCAATCTCAACAAACGAATATTCGTGTGTTTGTTGTTAACCCTGGTACATCACAAGCTGAATGTGGTGTTTCTTATTGTCCAGAAGACGCGGTAGAAGAGAGCGATATTCGCCTAAATTTTAACGGCTTTGATGCAGTTGTTGATGCTGAAAGCGCGCCTTTCTTAGCCGAAGCTGAAATTGATTTTGTTACCGACAAAATGGGCACGCAGCTAACCCTTAAAGCACCTAATGCTAAAGCACGTAAACTAGGTGAAGATGCCAGCTTGAATGAGCGTGTGCAACACATGCTAGAAACTGAAGTAAACCCACAACTTGCCAACCATGGCGGCCAAGTTAGCTTGGTAGAGATCACTGCAGCTGGTGTTGCTGTACTTCAGTTTGGTGGTGGTTGTAATGGGTGTTCTATGATCGATGTCACACTAAAAGAAGGCATTGAAAAAGAAATGATTGCTAAATTTGATGAGATCACAGGTGTGTCTGACATTACCGATCATGAAGCAGGCGAGCATTCTTACTACTAA
- a CDS encoding MATE family efflux transporter, whose translation MKQFLIHNKAHHKSLLLLAGPMILSNITVPLLGIVDTAVIGHLGSAHYLAGIALGSTVISILFWLAGFLRMSTTGLVAQAYGQNDLTQLAALLKRSLLLASSVALILILLSPLIKHAIAYLSAANSDVLNEAYRYFSIRIFSAPAALCNLVLLGWMLGVHYGRGPFYLLLVTNITNIVLDIYFVVYLDWAVVGAAWASLIADYIALVFTLLLVAQLAKKHGMSLAVANWFSVEKMAGLLSLNRDIFIRSLVLQLCFSFMTFYAARLGETTLAANAVLLNFLMLVSFALDGIAYASEAKVGQAKGQQSVEKIRLWVKISVFWGMLFGILYSVFFIVFGSSIIKLLTNVPEVIDEAIHYLPWVIVLPILAMSCFLFDGIFVGLTRAKAMRNSMLLSAIVGFFGVFWLFQDWQNNGLWLAMSCFMLMRGVTLIVKYQKLKANNQLLK comes from the coding sequence ATGAAACAATTTCTTATACATAATAAAGCACACCATAAAAGCTTGTTGTTGTTAGCCGGTCCGATGATATTATCAAATATTACCGTCCCGTTGTTAGGAATTGTTGATACGGCTGTGATTGGTCATTTGGGGAGCGCGCATTATTTAGCCGGTATTGCTTTGGGTTCAACTGTGATCTCTATTTTATTTTGGCTCGCTGGATTTTTAAGAATGAGTACCACTGGGCTGGTGGCGCAGGCTTATGGTCAAAATGATTTAACTCAGCTGGCAGCCTTACTTAAACGCAGTTTGTTATTAGCCAGTAGCGTAGCTTTAATTCTGATTTTATTATCCCCCCTTATAAAACACGCTATTGCCTATTTATCTGCTGCCAATAGTGATGTGCTCAATGAAGCCTATCGCTATTTTAGTATTCGTATTTTTAGCGCCCCTGCAGCGCTATGTAATTTAGTTTTACTAGGCTGGATGTTGGGCGTGCATTATGGACGAGGGCCATTTTATTTACTTTTAGTCACTAACATTACTAATATTGTGCTCGATATTTATTTTGTAGTGTACCTTGATTGGGCGGTTGTTGGGGCTGCGTGGGCATCACTTATTGCTGACTATATCGCGCTTGTATTTACTTTATTGCTAGTGGCTCAACTTGCTAAAAAGCATGGTATGAGTTTGGCTGTAGCAAATTGGTTTAGTGTGGAAAAAATGGCAGGACTTCTGAGCTTAAACCGCGATATTTTTATTCGCTCTTTAGTACTGCAATTATGTTTTAGCTTTATGACCTTTTATGCAGCCCGCTTAGGTGAAACCACATTGGCTGCTAATGCCGTTCTACTCAACTTTTTAATGTTAGTTAGCTTTGCACTTGATGGAATTGCCTATGCAAGTGAGGCCAAAGTAGGTCAAGCTAAAGGTCAACAAAGTGTCGAGAAGATAAGGCTATGGGTAAAAATCAGTGTATTTTGGGGCATGTTATTTGGCATTTTATATAGTGTGTTTTTTATAGTATTTGGCAGTAGTATTATTAAGCTATTAACTAATGTACCAGAGGTTATTGACGAGGCCATTCACTACTTACCTTGGGTAATAGTATTGCCTATTTTAGCTATGAGCTGTTTTTTGTTCGATGGTATTTTTGTTGGTCTGACCCGCGCTAAAGCGATGCGAAACAGTATGTTGCTTTCAGCGATTGTAGGTTTTTTTGGGGTGTTTTGGCTATTTCAGGATTGGCAAAATAATGGGTTATGGTTAGCTATGAGTTGTTTTATGCTTATGCGAGGCGTTACGCTTATCGTTAAATATCAAAAACTAAAAGCTAACAATCAATTACTTAAATAA
- a CDS encoding polysaccharide deacetylase family protein, giving the protein MYKKLFHLVLLFLICGSLRAQAAVILQYHHVSETLPAVTSVSANTFTKHLNYLKEHNFNVIPLNELISALQQGKALENKTIAITFDDGYNNNYDQAAPILEKFGYPYTIFINPKLIDEQAGYVMGWDKLRELAKKGALIANHSAEHNYLHKKRKNESPSQWRERTKKDILSSQQRIKDEIGHDYKYLAYPYGEFNNQLQALVTELGFIGIGQHSGAVNQHSDFSRLPRFPASGFYSKLETLITKINSTAFTINKLTYEDSVTSQNPPSLTIKLKTDDFHKSQFACYVSSVGQANLDWLDDNTVEVTSPKQLNKGRSRFNCTAPSIKQAGSYYWFSQPWVIN; this is encoded by the coding sequence ATGTATAAGAAATTGTTTCATTTAGTATTATTATTCCTGATTTGTGGTTCTTTGCGCGCGCAAGCAGCTGTTATTCTACAGTATCATCACGTCAGTGAAACCCTTCCCGCTGTCACCAGCGTGAGTGCCAATACTTTTACTAAACACTTAAATTATTTAAAAGAGCATAACTTTAACGTTATTCCATTAAATGAGCTGATTAGTGCATTACAACAAGGTAAGGCTTTAGAGAACAAAACAATCGCGATTACCTTTGATGATGGTTACAACAATAATTACGACCAAGCTGCCCCTATCCTAGAGAAGTTTGGCTATCCGTACACTATTTTTATAAACCCAAAACTCATTGATGAACAGGCGGGTTACGTTATGGGGTGGGATAAGCTCAGGGAGCTTGCTAAAAAAGGGGCGCTTATTGCAAATCATAGTGCCGAGCATAACTACCTACATAAAAAGCGCAAGAATGAATCGCCTAGCCAATGGCGCGAACGCACTAAAAAAGACATTCTTAGTTCTCAACAGCGCATCAAAGATGAAATAGGTCACGATTACAAATACCTTGCCTATCCATACGGAGAGTTTAACAATCAACTGCAAGCACTCGTCACTGAATTAGGTTTTATTGGTATTGGCCAACACTCAGGAGCCGTTAATCAACACTCTGACTTTAGCCGCTTACCGCGCTTCCCTGCCTCTGGTTTTTATAGCAAACTAGAGACGTTAATTACCAAGATAAATTCGACTGCCTTTACTATTAATAAGCTAACCTATGAAGATAGTGTAACTTCACAAAATCCACCATCACTCACTATAAAACTTAAGACAGACGACTTTCATAAGAGTCAATTTGCCTGTTATGTATCAAGCGTTGGTCAAGCTAATTTAGATTGGTTAGACGATAATACAGTTGAGGTAACATCGCCAAAACAACTTAATAAAGGCCGCTCACGCTTTAATTGTACTGCTCCGTCAATAAAACAAGCTGGCAGTTATTATTGGTTTTCGCAGCCTTGGGTGATCAACTAA
- a CDS encoding chemotaxis response regulator protein-glutamate methylesterase codes for MIRVLIIDDSALIRQLLTEILQQAKDIVVVGCAQDPYEAREMIKKHNPDVLTLDVEMPKMDGISFLKNLMRLRPMPVVMISTLTQKGSPITLEALELGAVDFIAKPVVNVKQQMSQYADIVQQKVRVAASARVRGHKKNSTVAEPIPTNAEFLVNKVIAIGASTGGTEAIKEVLIRMPKNCPPIVITQHIPPVFSTSFAERMQRTCTINVKEAQQGDKLLAGCAYIAPGGLHLRINKQGSALYCQLDDGEAVNRHKPAVDVLFDSLLEIGAKHIVATLLTGMGSDGAKGLLALKQQGAYTLAQDEYSSVVWGMPKAAIDMGAANEVVPLEKMTQRLLNQVIKK; via the coding sequence ATGATTAGAGTATTAATAATTGATGACTCGGCACTGATCAGGCAATTACTGACAGAGATACTGCAACAGGCAAAAGACATTGTGGTAGTGGGCTGTGCACAAGACCCATACGAAGCCAGAGAGATGATCAAAAAGCATAATCCGGATGTACTAACACTGGATGTTGAAATGCCAAAAATGGACGGCATTAGCTTTTTAAAAAACTTAATGCGCTTAAGGCCTATGCCCGTAGTAATGATTTCCACTCTTACTCAAAAAGGCTCACCTATCACCCTTGAAGCGCTTGAACTGGGGGCGGTTGATTTTATTGCAAAGCCAGTAGTTAATGTTAAACAACAAATGAGCCAATATGCTGATATTGTTCAGCAAAAAGTAAGAGTAGCGGCCAGTGCGCGAGTTCGAGGCCACAAAAAAAATAGTACTGTAGCAGAGCCTATCCCCACTAATGCCGAATTTTTAGTAAATAAAGTGATAGCGATTGGTGCGTCAACAGGGGGAACCGAGGCGATAAAAGAAGTGCTTATACGTATGCCCAAAAATTGCCCTCCAATTGTAATTACTCAGCATATTCCTCCCGTATTCAGCACCTCATTTGCAGAGCGGATGCAGCGTACTTGTACTATTAACGTAAAAGAAGCCCAGCAAGGTGATAAATTGCTAGCAGGTTGCGCTTATATAGCCCCGGGTGGGCTTCATTTACGAATTAATAAACAAGGTAGTGCTTTGTATTGTCAGCTTGATGATGGAGAAGCTGTTAATAGACATAAACCCGCGGTGGATGTTTTATTTGACTCATTACTGGAAATTGGTGCAAAACATATTGTTGCCACACTATTAACCGGTATGGGAAGTGATGGTGCAAAAGGATTGCTCGCATTAAAGCAACAAGGTGCATACACACTTGCGCAAGATGAGTATTCGTCTGTGGTATGGGGTATGCCCAAAGCTGCTATTGATATGGGGGCAGCAAATGAAGTCGTACCGCTGGAGAAAATGACCCAGCGGTTATTAAATCAAGTTATAAAAAAGTAA
- the cheD gene encoding chemoreceptor glutamine deamidase CheD, which yields MQTQFKPVLAGFEHIKRYWDATRDQVVAKVLPGEFYVSKNDELITTVLGSCIAACVYDDKLGIGGINHFMLPIQKGERIDQAHSLNCRYGNWAMEYLINEVLKNGASRANLKVKLFGGGKIISAMTDIGIGNISFANAYIAEEALNLVAHDMGGPWPRKIFFNPHNGKVQVKKLRNLHNNTIEKREVRYLHNLEQQTKATDIELF from the coding sequence ATGCAAACACAATTTAAGCCAGTATTAGCGGGATTTGAGCATATTAAACGTTATTGGGATGCCACGCGAGATCAAGTGGTCGCTAAGGTATTGCCAGGTGAATTTTATGTTTCTAAAAACGATGAGCTGATCACTACCGTGCTCGGATCGTGCATTGCTGCCTGTGTTTACGACGATAAGCTAGGCATAGGCGGGATCAATCACTTTATGCTACCTATTCAAAAAGGTGAACGAATTGACCAAGCGCATAGTTTAAATTGTCGTTATGGTAACTGGGCTATGGAATATTTAATTAATGAAGTGCTTAAAAATGGCGCTTCTCGGGCAAACTTAAAAGTAAAACTGTTTGGGGGAGGCAAAATAATTAGCGCAATGACAGATATTGGTATTGGCAATATCAGTTTTGCCAATGCATATATAGCAGAAGAAGCGCTAAACTTAGTGGCGCATGATATGGGCGGACCTTGGCCGCGCAAAATATTTTTTAATCCTCATAATGGAAAAGTACAGGTTAAAAAGCTAAGAAATTTACATAATAACACTATTGAAAAACGTGAAGTGCGTTACTTACATAATCTTGAACAGCAAACTAAAGCCACGGATATAGAACTGTTTTAA
- a CDS encoding protein-glutamate O-methyltransferase CheR, with product MKEFLLTDSDFKEVAHLVYNACGIVLGEHKREMVYSRLARRIRERKLTNFSSYLDYLKNHKDQEFDAFINAITTNLTSFFREIHHFEFIKEQFIPTLLKTNKQTKRVRIWSAGCSTGEEPYSLAMTLQGAFPSDWDVKILATDLDSNVLAKAQSGIYTAANVNGLDDALLKRWFLTSKDGQSYKVKPKLQQCISFKRLNLLQDWPMKGPFDLILCRNVVIYFDKETKDQLFNRYADILNNQGYLFLGHSETMGKEHVLFKNLGKTMYQKVAHANTI from the coding sequence ATGAAAGAGTTTTTATTAACGGATAGCGATTTTAAGGAAGTGGCTCATTTAGTGTATAACGCTTGTGGTATTGTGCTTGGGGAGCATAAGCGTGAAATGGTTTACTCACGATTAGCAAGGCGAATTCGTGAGCGTAAATTAACAAACTTTTCTAGTTACCTAGATTACTTAAAAAATCATAAGGATCAGGAGTTTGATGCATTTATTAATGCCATTACTACCAATCTAACCTCTTTTTTTCGTGAAATTCATCACTTTGAGTTTATAAAAGAGCAGTTTATACCAACGCTGTTAAAAACAAATAAACAGACTAAGCGCGTTCGCATTTGGTCTGCTGGCTGCTCTACCGGTGAAGAGCCCTACAGTTTAGCTATGACGTTACAAGGGGCTTTTCCAAGTGATTGGGATGTGAAAATTTTAGCAACTGATCTTGATTCTAATGTATTAGCTAAAGCTCAGAGCGGTATTTATACTGCGGCAAATGTGAATGGATTGGATGATGCACTGCTCAAGCGCTGGTTTTTAACTAGCAAAGACGGTCAAAGTTATAAAGTGAAACCCAAGCTACAGCAATGTATTTCATTTAAGCGTTTAAACTTACTCCAAGATTGGCCTATGAAGGGTCCATTTGATTTGATCTTGTGCAGAAATGTAGTGATTTACTTTGATAAAGAGACAAAGGATCAGCTTTTTAACCGTTATGCCGATATTTTAAATAACCAAGGTTATTTATTTTTAGGGCATTCAGAAACCATGGGAAAAGAGCATGTCTTATTTAAAAACTTAGGGAAAACCATGTATCAAAAAGTAGCCCATGCAAACACAATTTAA
- a CDS encoding methyl-accepting chemotaxis protein, which produces MGWFSNSKQSKSSNDLIINALHKSLAIIEFEPNGRIITANVNFLRVMDYSLAEVQGQHHSLFVSPSEAESDEYHQFWQRLSAGEFISDEFKRFGKNGKEVWIQATYNPVIDSQGQVIKVIKFATEITLQKLKAAEAAGQVAAINKSQAVIEFDLDGTVINANKNFLATFGYQLDEIQGKHHRLFVAPEYANSADYQTFWAKLGRGEYDRGEYLRFDKQGREIWINASYNPIYDMDGKLIKIIKYATDISEQKELEKTSKKTADLASALKVCQANVMIADNDLNIIFVNEQVKQMLKARERDLQSVLPNFAVSDLIGTCVDDFHQHPAHQRELLKKLDAPHKATLKLAGLIFDLIASPWFNEEGERLGTIVEWQDITDEVFKADAERARAQENLRVRRALDTVATNTMIADASNVIVYMNDAVKNMMSNAQNDIRIDLPNFDSKNLLNQNIDIFHKNPAHQQNMLAKLTDTYNTEIKVGGRTFGLVANPIITPDDERIGTVVEWEDRTAEVAIEKEVAQLVSAASKGELNSRVVEQGKDGFFLRLAQGLNSLVKVVDEAVTDTGNMLDAMATGDLSKRIEKQYHGSFEKLKTDANATADKLTEVINRINTSATLVASGAEEISQGNADLSQRTEEQASSLEETASSMEEMTSTVRQNADNAKVANDLAEETCDKAVQGGEVVNKAVTSMSAINESSKKIADIIGVIDEIAFQTNLLALNAAVEAARAGEQGRGFAVVAGEVRNLAQRSAGAAKEIKELIRDSVGKVADGSALVNESGVTLQEIVVSVKRVTQMIADITQASEEQSAGIEQVNKAVSQMDEMTQQNAALVEEASAAGESMAEQANEMRRLLHFFSLGQQDMAVVSPTIRTPEITHKQENSFVNNKSKGENFVDSAEEWEEF; this is translated from the coding sequence ATGGGATGGTTTAGTAATTCAAAACAGTCTAAATCAAGCAATGATTTGATCATAAATGCATTGCATAAATCATTAGCAATAATTGAATTTGAGCCTAATGGAAGAATAATTACTGCCAATGTTAATTTTCTTCGTGTAATGGATTACTCACTTGCTGAGGTTCAAGGTCAGCACCACTCTTTATTTGTTAGTCCTAGCGAAGCGGAAAGCGATGAGTACCATCAGTTTTGGCAGCGATTGAGCGCGGGTGAATTTATTTCAGATGAATTTAAGCGGTTTGGAAAAAATGGTAAAGAAGTATGGATACAAGCCACGTATAACCCTGTTATAGACTCTCAGGGGCAAGTAATTAAAGTGATTAAGTTTGCTACTGAGATCACTTTGCAAAAATTAAAGGCAGCCGAAGCGGCCGGACAAGTTGCAGCAATAAATAAGTCGCAAGCGGTAATCGAGTTTGACTTAGATGGCACAGTGATTAATGCCAACAAGAACTTTTTAGCCACGTTTGGCTACCAACTTGATGAAATACAGGGTAAGCACCATCGTTTATTTGTTGCACCTGAGTATGCAAATAGTGCGGATTATCAAACTTTTTGGGCCAAACTGGGTAGAGGTGAATACGACCGAGGTGAGTATTTACGATTTGATAAACAAGGCCGTGAAATTTGGATTAATGCTTCTTACAATCCCATTTATGATATGGACGGAAAATTAATAAAAATCATAAAATACGCAACGGACATTAGCGAACAAAAAGAACTAGAAAAAACCTCTAAAAAAACTGCCGACTTAGCCAGCGCCCTAAAAGTATGCCAAGCGAATGTGATGATTGCTGATAATGACTTAAACATTATTTTTGTCAACGAACAAGTTAAGCAAATGCTAAAAGCACGCGAAAGAGATTTGCAATCGGTATTACCTAACTTTGCTGTAAGTGACTTAATCGGCACATGTGTTGATGATTTTCATCAACATCCAGCGCATCAGCGCGAGCTATTAAAAAAATTAGATGCGCCCCATAAAGCGACACTTAAATTAGCTGGTCTTATTTTTGATTTAATTGCTTCGCCATGGTTTAACGAAGAAGGAGAGCGCTTGGGAACAATTGTTGAGTGGCAAGATATTACTGATGAAGTATTTAAGGCCGATGCAGAGCGTGCCAGAGCACAGGAGAACTTACGTGTTCGCCGAGCGTTAGACACTGTAGCAACAAACACTATGATTGCAGATGCATCGAATGTGATTGTTTATATGAATGACGCGGTGAAAAATATGATGAGCAATGCTCAAAATGATATACGCATTGATTTACCTAACTTTGATAGCAAAAATCTACTGAATCAAAATATTGATATTTTTCATAAAAATCCAGCCCATCAGCAAAATATGTTGGCTAAGTTAACGGATACCTACAACACTGAAATTAAAGTGGGAGGCAGAACCTTTGGCTTAGTTGCTAACCCAATTATTACGCCAGACGATGAGCGAATTGGAACTGTAGTTGAATGGGAAGACAGAACAGCAGAAGTAGCCATAGAAAAAGAGGTTGCTCAGCTGGTCAGTGCCGCAAGTAAAGGAGAGTTAAATAGCCGTGTGGTTGAGCAAGGAAAGGATGGCTTTTTCCTACGTTTAGCTCAAGGTCTTAATAGTTTAGTTAAAGTGGTTGACGAAGCGGTAACTGATACTGGCAATATGCTTGATGCCATGGCTACTGGTGATTTATCTAAACGGATCGAAAAACAGTATCACGGCTCGTTTGAAAAACTGAAAACAGATGCAAATGCGACAGCAGATAAGCTAACTGAGGTTATTAATCGAATTAACACATCAGCCACTTTGGTGGCCAGTGGAGCAGAAGAGATTTCACAAGGTAATGCTGATCTAAGTCAGCGCACAGAGGAGCAAGCATCATCATTAGAGGAGACGGCTTCTAGTATGGAAGAGATGACCAGTACGGTTCGTCAAAATGCTGATAATGCCAAGGTGGCTAATGACTTAGCTGAAGAAACCTGTGATAAAGCAGTTCAAGGTGGCGAGGTTGTGAATAAGGCCGTAACCAGTATGTCTGCAATTAATGAATCGAGTAAAAAAATTGCTGACATCATAGGTGTAATAGACGAAATAGCATTCCAAACAAACCTACTAGCTCTCAATGCTGCTGTAGAAGCTGCAAGAGCAGGTGAGCAAGGCCGAGGTTTTGCGGTTGTTGCGGGTGAAGTGCGTAACTTAGCTCAGCGCTCAGCTGGTGCAGCTAAAGAAATTAAAGAGTTAATTAGAGATAGTGTTGGCAAAGTTGCTGATGGTAGCGCTCTTGTAAATGAATCAGGTGTGACGTTACAGGAGATTGTGGTGTCGGTGAAACGTGTGACACAAATGATAGCTGATATAACTCAGGCTTCTGAAGAGCAAAGTGCAGGGATTGAGCAAGTAAATAAAGCTGTATCGCAAATGGATGAAATGACTCAGCAAAATGCGGCATTGGTTGAAGAGGCATCGGCTGCAGGTGAATCTATGGCAGAGCAGGCTAATGAAATGCGCCGTTTACTGCACTTCTTTTCACTAGGGCAGCAAGATATGGCGGTGGTATCGCCCACCATTCGCACCCCTGAAATAACGCATAAGCAAGAAAATAGCTTTGTTAATAACAAAAGCAAAGGTGAAAACTTTGTAGACTCAGCTGAAGAGTGGGAGGAGTTTTAA
- a CDS encoding chemotaxis protein CheW: MFSESIALNSNIELQRKEGIKQFLTFIMAEEEYGVDILTVQEIRSWEDITALPNAPDYVKGVINLRGTIVPIIDLRLRFGLPTIAYGPLTVVIIVKVEFEQESKVMGITVDAVADVYSIAEQDAKAVPSLTQTNESEYVAGLVNVGEKMVALIDLPATMDI, translated from the coding sequence ATGTTCTCTGAATCAATAGCATTAAATAGCAATATTGAGCTGCAGCGCAAAGAGGGGATTAAGCAGTTTCTTACCTTTATTATGGCTGAAGAAGAATACGGAGTAGATATATTAACGGTGCAAGAAATCCGCAGCTGGGAAGACATAACCGCACTGCCAAATGCCCCAGATTATGTAAAAGGCGTTATTAATTTACGCGGCACTATAGTGCCCATTATTGATTTACGCTTAAGGTTTGGCTTACCCACTATCGCCTATGGGCCATTAACAGTAGTGATTATTGTAAAAGTAGAGTTTGAGCAAGAAAGTAAAGTAATGGGTATTACGGTAGATGCAGTGGCTGATGTTTATAGCATTGCAGAGCAAGATGCTAAAGCTGTGCCGAGTTTAACCCAAACTAATGAGAGTGAATATGTAGCAGGGTTAGTCAATGTAGGCGAAAAAATGGTCGCCCTAATTGATTTGCCAGCAACCATGGATATTTAG
- a CDS encoding chemotaxis protein CheA: MSIDLSQFFEVFFEESFEGLDIMETELLNLVPGEEDLETINTIFRAAHSIKGGSATFGFNSIANFTHVLETLLDQIREGERNITSEHINLLLKSVDCLRALLSSLKVQEEPDLAQADTLREQFEKLLGMPAGEEQGEETHHEQVIVNTYQIDFKPHFHLFKTGNEPLFMISELAELGELEVQVFTDAIPDIKELSSDECFLYWRFFLNTERDEQAIKEIFEWVEDDADIKIELCGGLFNDAKAGSEEVINESAVVEEAPQIAEQPKANKAKAVANAPSAKAAPESTSIRVGIDKVDSLINMVGELVITQAMLNQLSEQEMTATAVTSLQEGLAQLAHNTRDLQENVMRIRMLPINFVFSRFPRLVRDIAQKLNKEVELKLIGEQTELDKTVMEKISDPMVHLVRNSLDHGIETVEKRIAAGKDPVGKVTLNAFHQGGNIVIEIMDDGQGLNTQKIKEKAIANELIASDSELTDDEINELIFMPGFSTADEVSDLSGRGVGMDVVKRNIQSLNGSVEVTSAAGIGSTFTIRLPLTLAILDGQLVKVAKHTYIIPLISIVESLQIDIAKVSRVGKDLDVLRLRDEYIPILRLYEIFNHQDAIESLDKTLLVVVENDNQKVGVLVDDLLSQQQVVIKSLEANYHKVDGVSGATILGDGRVSLILDISGLIKLSGLKKPGSQALSIEPSATLEDTCSLNQ, from the coding sequence GTGAGTATTGATTTAAGCCAGTTTTTTGAAGTGTTCTTTGAAGAGAGTTTTGAAGGCCTCGATATCATGGAGACTGAATTACTCAACTTAGTGCCAGGCGAAGAAGACTTAGAAACCATTAATACTATATTTAGAGCTGCTCATTCAATAAAAGGGGGCAGTGCTACTTTTGGATTTAACTCAATTGCAAATTTTACCCATGTATTAGAAACATTATTGGATCAAATTCGTGAAGGTGAGCGCAATATAACTAGCGAGCACATTAATTTATTACTTAAATCAGTGGATTGCTTAAGGGCTTTGCTAAGTTCGCTAAAGGTACAGGAAGAACCAGATTTAGCCCAAGCAGATACTTTACGAGAGCAGTTCGAGAAATTACTAGGTATGCCAGCTGGTGAAGAACAAGGTGAAGAAACACATCATGAACAGGTTATAGTTAATACTTACCAGATTGATTTTAAGCCACATTTTCATCTATTTAAAACCGGTAATGAACCTTTGTTTATGATCAGCGAATTAGCCGAGCTTGGTGAGTTAGAAGTACAGGTATTCACCGATGCCATACCTGATATTAAAGAATTATCCAGCGATGAGTGCTTTTTATATTGGCGGTTTTTCTTAAACACTGAGCGAGATGAGCAAGCCATTAAAGAGATTTTTGAATGGGTTGAAGATGATGCAGATATTAAAATTGAGCTATGCGGTGGCTTATTTAATGATGCTAAAGCCGGATCAGAAGAAGTAATTAACGAATCGGCTGTTGTGGAGGAAGCTCCCCAAATTGCTGAGCAACCCAAAGCAAATAAAGCAAAGGCAGTTGCCAATGCGCCCAGCGCAAAAGCTGCACCAGAATCAACCTCTATTCGAGTTGGTATCGATAAGGTTGACTCATTAATTAATATGGTGGGCGAGTTGGTTATTACCCAAGCAATGTTAAATCAGCTTAGCGAACAGGAAATGACAGCTACTGCAGTAACCTCGCTTCAAGAGGGATTAGCACAACTAGCGCATAATACTCGAGACTTACAAGAAAACGTGATGCGTATTCGTATGCTGCCAATTAATTTTGTGTTTAGTCGCTTTCCACGTTTGGTGCGTGATATTGCTCAAAAGCTCAATAAAGAGGTGGAGCTAAAGCTGATCGGAGAGCAAACCGAGTTAGATAAAACTGTGATGGAAAAAATATCTGATCCTATGGTGCATTTAGTAAGAAACTCACTGGATCATGGTATTGAAACTGTTGAAAAGCGTATTGCAGCAGGTAAAGATCCTGTGGGTAAGGTTACATTAAATGCTTTTCATCAGGGAGGAAATATCGTCATTGAAATTATGGACGATGGCCAAGGCCTTAACACCCAAAAGATTAAAGAAAAAGCGATTGCCAACGAACTTATTGCTAGCGATAGCGAGTTAACAGATGATGAAATTAACGAACTTATATTCATGCCAGGGTTTTCTACTGCTGATGAAGTAAGTGACTTATCTGGCCGGGGTGTGGGTATGGACGTGGTGAAACGCAATATCCAATCATTAAATGGCTCGGTAGAAGTGACATCCGCTGCTGGAATTGGTTCTACCTTTACTATTCGGCTGCCGCTTACTTTGGCTATTTTAGATGGGCAATTGGTTAAAGTAGCCAAGCATACTTACATTATTCCACTGATCTCGATTGTAGAATCGCTGCAAATTGATATTGCAAAAGTAAGCCGTGTTGGAAAAGACCTAGATGTCCTCAGATTACGTGATGAATACATTCCTATTCTGCGTTTATACGAGATTTTTAACCATCAAGATGCGATTGAATCATTAGATAAGACCTTATTGGTTGTGGTGGAAAACGACAATCAAAAAGTAGGAGTGCTCGTTGATGATTTACTTTCACAACAACAGGTGGTTATAAAAAGCTTAGAGGCTAATTACCACAAAGTGGACGGAGTTTCTGGGGCAACTATTTTAGGTGATGGTCGCGTTTCGTTAATTTTAGATATTAGCGGTTTGATTAAGCTTTCAGGGTTAAAAAAGCCTGGCAGCCAAGCATTGAGTATTGAGCCATCAGCGACTCTGGAGGATACATGTTCTCTGAATCAATAG